The Syntrophobacterales bacterium nucleotide sequence CGGTATGGCTACGATTTTTCCTTTCTGGGTAGATAGCGGCACAAAGTCGGGCGGGTATGTCGAGTTGCCCTATACTCTTCCACAGTTTTTATATTAATGATAGAGGAAATATCGACATCTGGACCCGGAAATTAGACTGGATAGCCGAATCGGTGGTATGGCGCTATTGATAACTCATCCCGACTATATGAATTTCATGAAGACCAGATGCGGACTTGGGGAATATACTTCGGAATTTTACGAGAAATTGCTTTGTTACATAAAAGAGAAGTGGGAGGGCCAATATTGACCCTCTCTGCCCAGGGAATTGGCCGGTTTTTGGAAAGAGAATATGACAAACACTAGGGTCGACCTGAACTTGAACTTAACACGGCCACGCTCGAAATAGATAAGAGTAGGGTCGCGAATACATCTTTCGGAATGATCCGACGCACATCATCTTGAGCAAATGAAGAGGTGATCAGGTGCGGTCCAATTTTTTCACGAGAACATTGTGGTATGGTGTAGGCGGAGTACTGGTTGCTTTTATCATATGTCTTTTGACCAGTCGGTGGCATGGTAGCGAACACCACGTATGTGGCCTCTTATAACACCAATACTGGGCATTTCTCCAGAATATTTTAGTAACTCATGGTTCGCAAACCCGCCACTTAGGGTGCTTGCTGATGGCGAGGATGGGCCGAACGGAGTGTACAAGTACCGGAGTTTCCTGAAGATACTTACTTTTACCAATTACTGGGTGGATGTGGTATTGGAATACTAAAGCCGTTTTGACCAGCAATATAATGGAGGATCGTTTGGAAAAAAGAGGACAGAGGAGATGATGGAGGCGCACTGTTGCGCGCCCGTGGATGGACGAAACTGAGGTCACCAAAGTTCTATTTGTGGTTCTGGGTCTCGGTTGCCCGAGGTCCAGAAACTGCAGGTTTAAAAGCCGAGTTGGTTGTATTTATAGGGGTTAAACATGTCTGCGTGGTTTCGAGTTGCACCGCCACCCTTCATGGTCTTGCTGACGGTGGGGATAAACAGGCAATGAAGCGGTGAGTCGCTCCTTCATTGCTACAGCTAACGCAATCCGTGGGCTGTAATGCAGACTATGCTAAACGCTGGGATTAGTATGTGCCGCAGGGCAGTCACCTTGAAGGTATGTATGAAGACCTATCGCTACACCAGCCTCTGCTTGGACCAGAAGTTGCTTGGGACTGTTGTGTTGTTTACCCCCCCAAGATCACCAAAGAAGATCAAGACTGTATGGCGAATGCGCTTCATGAAGCGTATAAAAGTGCCCGGTTGCTCTTCCATCAGGTTAACGCGGCATAAAGACCACATTTCTACGAGCTTTCCTTTTTATCTGAAAAAATTTTGAACGATACATCTAAACTATCAAATGAGAAACATACATACGGACAGATTCTCAGATCTTCAGTGTTGATTGGCGGGTCGACTGTTGCGAGTGTAGCGATCAGGATCGTTCGCACCAAGGCGATGGCAGTCTTCGTCGGTCCGGCTGGAGTCGGATTGCTCAGCATTTACGAATCAATCACAACTCTTGTCCAGAGTATAGCCGGATTAGGAATCAGCGGCAGCGGTGTTCGTCAGATTGCGGAGGCGGCCGGTACAGGCGAAACCGAGCGGATTGCGCGAACCGTGGTCGTTTTGAGAAGAACATCAATTATTCTTGGATTGCTGGGCGCTCTTTTTCTGGCACTTTTTTCCAGAATGGTGTCAATCATGACTTTCGGCAACGATCAGTACGCGGGGTCTGTGGCGATACTATCGCTTGTTGTGTTTTTTGGCCTGGTATCGGGTGGTCAGAGTGCATTAATACAAGGAATGCGGCGCATCTCTGATTTAGCATGGATGGGGATATTAGGTACATTATTAGGTACGATCATTACCATCCCCACTATATATTTCTTTCGAGAGAAAGGGATAGTACCGTCTCTGGTTGGGATTGCGGCCATGTCGATTGCTACTTCCTGGTGGTATAGCCGGAAGTTACAGATCAAGCCCCCGGCAATGACATACCGCCAAATGAGACAGGAAACAGTTCCGCTGTTGAAGCTCGGTGTGGCATTTATGGCCAGCGGGTTTTTCACAACGGGCGGCGTCTATGTGGTCCGCATGATTGTCCTTCGACACATCGGTATTGATGCGGCGGGTTTATATCAATCCGCGTGGGGCATAGGTGGACTGTACGTAGGGTTTATTCTGCAGGCGATGGGAGCTGATTTTTATCCCCGGTTAACCGCAGTCGCGAACAAAAATGAGGAATGCAACCGTTTGGTTAATGAACAGGCATTGGTAAGCCTATTGCTTGCGGGACCAGGTGTGATTGCCACATTAACATTTGCTCAGGCGGTAATATCGATTTTCTATAGCGTCAAGTTTGGCCCGGCAGTAGAGATTTTGCGATGGATTTGTCTTGGAATGACGCTTCGTGTGATCACTTGGCCGATGGGATTCATACTGGTAGCAAAAGGCAAACAGAACCTTTTCATGATGACCGATTTTGCCTGGGCTGTCGTCAATATCGCTCTGGCATGGATATGTGTGACCATGTTTGGCTTGAAGGGTGCTGGAATCGCGTTCTTCGGATCATGTGTCTCTCATGGGTTTCTCCTCTATCCCATCGTGCGACATCAAAGCGGTTTTCGGTGGTCATCCAATAACAGACGAACAGGAATATTTCTCCTTTTTTTGATTGGTGTTGTATTCTGTTGCTTTTATTT carries:
- a CDS encoding O-antigen translocase, coding for MNDTSKLSNEKHTYGQILRSSVLIGGSTVASVAIRIVRTKAMAVFVGPAGVGLLSIYESITTLVQSIAGLGISGSGVRQIAEAAGTGETERIARTVVVLRRTSIILGLLGALFLALFSRMVSIMTFGNDQYAGSVAILSLVVFFGLVSGGQSALIQGMRRISDLAWMGILGTLLGTIITIPTIYFFREKGIVPSLVGIAAMSIATSWWYSRKLQIKPPAMTYRQMRQETVPLLKLGVAFMASGFFTTGGVYVVRMIVLRHIGIDAAGLYQSAWGIGGLYVGFILQAMGADFYPRLTAVANKNEECNRLVNEQALVSLLLAGPGVIATLTFAQAVISIFYSVKFGPAVEILRWICLGMTLRVITWPMGFILVAKGKQNLFMMTDFAWAVVNIALAWICVTMFGLKGAGIAFFGSCVSHGFLLYPIVRHQSGFRWSSNNRRTGIFLLFLIGVVFCCFYLVSFWPATVIGTLVTLGTGMYSVRVLVALISPERIPGPIRLLLTQLRLLR